Proteins from one Sander lucioperca isolate FBNREF2018 chromosome 16, SLUC_FBN_1.2, whole genome shotgun sequence genomic window:
- the LOC118493494 gene encoding LOW QUALITY PROTEIN: toll-like receptor 13 (The sequence of the model RefSeq protein was modified relative to this genomic sequence to represent the inferred CDS: deleted 1 base in 1 codon), with protein sequence MGAGKPIVENITDAIYGSRKTLCVITRRYLQSEWCSREIQMASFRLFNEQKDVLVLLFLEEIPAHQLSPYYHMRKLVKKRTYLSCPRPANTRSLLAERRESSGGGGRSHRDC encoded by the exons atgggtgcag GGAAGCCGATCGTAGAGAACATTACAGACGCCATATACGGCAGCAGGAAGACCCTCTGTGTGATCACCCGGCGTTACCTGCAGAGCGAGTGGTGCTCCAGAGAGATCCAGATGGCCAG cttcCGTCTGTTCAACGAGCAGAAGGACGTGTTGGTCCTGCTG TTTTTGGAGGAGATCCCGGCCCACCAGCTGTCTCCTTACTACCACATGAGGAAGCTGGTGAAGAAACGCACCTACCTGAGTTGCCCCAGGCCAGCCAACACACGGAGTCTTCTGGCAGAACGTAGGGAGAGCTCTGGAGGCGGGGGACGCTCCCACCGAGACTGCTGA